The DNA window gactgagccacccaggcgccccaagactgttttatttttggagatAAGGACTCTTGAAAGCACTTGTAATACCCTTACCCTAACTAAAACTGGAGGAACTCTGGAGCGTTCTCATGTCCGCGCTCTTCTAAAAGGTTTCCACAGTTGGTTGATTGAATTGCGCTCCAGCCGAGGTCCGTGTCTGGTTGGTGTATCCTTCAGAGGGCTGTGACAGCCCCCTCCACATCACGTTGGCGCAGGCCGGGTGGCGTCCGTGCCTTGCTGAGGGCAGCTGCTGGGCCAGGCCTCTGCTGTCTACCTTGGTGTGGCCACGAGGCTGCAGCTGGTCGGGGCCTTGCTCGCCCTGAGCCGGAGCCTGTCTCTTCAGGGTCGTCTCCTACCAGATCCGATATGAAGGAAACGTGACCGAAGAGACCAGAATCAAGTTCATGACGGATGGCGTGTTGCTCAAGGAAATCCAGAAGGTTGGTCGCTCATCTTATCTCACAAAGCAAGGCCAatgagcatggggtggggagcgCGCATGTCACTGTGCGAGGGTGAGCAGTTGGCATGCTGACCGCCGGCAAAGCACCACACGGCATGGTGCCACTGTGTGACcatgggtaagttacttaacctctctgagcctcagcttcttgaTCTGCAAGCCTGTACTTTTCTCATATAATTTTCTCGAAGCAGAAACTTCATGACGCGTGGAAGCACCTTAGCATAACACCTAGAAGGTGCTCCTTACTCGCAAACTCCTGTTACTGTGATTTGGTTCACTGACTTTGTGCCTCGGCCACATGCATACTGctccttgctggctgtgtgacgtCCACCTGGGTTGGGACCTCTGGGGAGGGTAGAGGTGATGCCTGTCTCTGCCAGGACACAGGGGTCACCCAGGAAGGTGGCTGTGAATGTGGCTCCGGTGTGGCTGAATACGGCTGCTTTGTGTCTGGTGTACGCTGTCTGATTGCCCTCAGTCCCGCCTGCCACCTCTCCGTTTCTgtttcctgcctgccctccctaCCCGACAGGTGTCTGGGTTTGGCAGCTTGGCTCTTAATGCATGGTAGCTGCCCTTCCTCCAGCAATTTCTTTGCCGGGTTCCGGGCCCCAGGCCATGCACCTTGTAGTGACTGTCATGGAAACCTCACCGTGACCCCGTGGGGTGGGTCCTGTTGCCCCATCTTACAGAGGGAGAAATGGGCACAGGGAGGCGAAGTAGCTTGCCTGAGTTCACGGACCAGGTGCTCCAGGATCCGTGCGAGCTATGACGGGCTCCTTAAGGGGGAGCTGTGGGGTGTGAGTGACCCTGGAGcagctggggcctgggctggCAGGCCTCACCGCGCTGCCTCTCCCCAGGACTTCCTGCTGCAGAGATACAGGGTGGTGCTCATCGACGAAGCCCACGAGAGGAGCGTGTACACGGACATCCTCATCGGCCTTCTGTCCCGCATCGTGTCTCTCCGGGCAAAGGTAGGGCAAGGGGGGGAGCCAGGGAACCCCCCCGAGAGCCAAGGGCGAGACTCCTGCGCCTTGTCGGGAGCATGGGCTCCCTGGGCCCAGCGCCAGGGCTGTGGCTCTCCGTATGAACAGCCACTGTGGGACTCCACCCTATTGAAATCTAGCCTTGTGAGCTGCTACCCTTCCCTCCGTCACCGAGTCTGTCATCCCCCAGAGGCACATGCCGCTGAAGCTGCTCATCATGTCGGCCACGTTGCGGGTGGAGGACTTCACACACAACCAGCGGCTCTTCCCCCAGCCGCCCCCGGTCATCAAGGTAGTGCCCGGGCCAGAGCCTCGGGCTGGCGGGGGCAAGTGGGGCCTGTCGGCATTCACAGTTGGACGCCCGGTCAGAGGCGGCTGagcacttggggggggggggaggggcgggcctcTCTGCTGGTGGAGGCCCCACTCCGGGGAGTGAGTGCTGGGAGGCGTTAGGGAACTGCTCGTGCTGAGCTAGAAGCTCCGAGGTTGGAcaggccagggaagggggaggcacCAGGCCGCGGCGGAGGCTCAGCGTGCAGCCCCGGTGCCTCCTTGGGGTGTGTCCCAGGTGGAGTCCAGGCAGTTCCCGGTGACGGTGCACTTCAACAAGCGGACCCCGCTAGAAGACTACAGCAGCGAGTGCTTCCGGAAGGTCTGCAAGATCCACCGAATGCTGCCAGCAGGTGAGGCCTTGGGGACCAGAAAGGCCGGACCTGCCCTCAAACCCCCAGTGCGCAGGCTCGGGGTTCCGGGCCTCCCGGTCACTGCTCTTTTCCCGTGGGGCACCCTTCCCCTGGTGGTGGGCCGTCCATAACATAAGCTTTACATCCTAACTGTACGTAAGTGTGCAATCCAATGGCATCGGGCGTTCACAACACAGGCAGGCCCCGTTTGCTGTGCTTGGCTTTATAGGCTTCCACAGACACTGCGTTTTTTTTCCACACTGAAGGTTTGTGGGCAACCTTTAGTCAAGCAAGTGTGTCCGTCCTGTTTTTCCAACAGCGCTAGCTCACTTCCTGTGTCAAACATCCTGGTAATTCTCGCAGTATTTCAGACTTCTTCATTATCGCGTTTGTTACAGCAATCTGTGGTCCGTGATTATGGCTCACCAAAAGCTCAGGTGATGGTTAGCAGTTTTTAGTAATAAGGTATTTTTAGTTAAGGAGTAGGAGTTGGTTTTTAGACACGATGCTATTACACAGTTAATGGGTTACAGTGTGGCGTCCACATAACTTTCATAGGCCCCGGGAAAGCAGACATATTGGCCGTATTAGGGTGGGCTGGAAGCAGACCCGCAGTGTCCCTGAGGTGTGCGTGTGCTGTGCAGCTGTCCCCTCCATCCCTCTGCGGAGCGTTTTCGTCACCACTGGCGGAAGCTCCGTCCGCACTAAATGCAaactctccaccccctcccctggcccccgcCATTCGATTTTCTGCCTCTCCGCCTTTACCCATCCTGGACGTTATATACAGACGGACTTAGGCGATAGGGGCTTCCGTGCCTGGCTTCTGTCACAGAGCATCTTgtctttgaggttcatccatgtcgtgGTGGGTGTCCGCGCGTCACTCCTGTGTATGGTGGGACCACGTTCTGCTGTGCGGATGGGCCACATCCTGTCTAGCCATTCACCAGTTCGCGGACACTGGGTGACTTCCCCCTCCTGGCTGTTGTGAACAGAGCCGCCATGCGCACCCGCGTGCGGGTTTTGGGTTGCGTCCCTCTTTCCTGGTTTTCTGGGCTTATGCCGAGGAGTCAAGCAGCCAGGTCATGCAGGAGCTCTGTCCAGCTCCCCGTCACACGTCCCCCGTCTGGGAGGCCACTGTCCGCTGCTCGTCTGTGTCTCTCAGGGCTGCTGTGACCAGCTCTCCCTCACGCCCAGCTCTTGGCAGCCTGCTCCGGGAATGCACGGATAGCAGAGGAGTCTCGTTCTTTCCACAGGCGGCATCCTGGTGTTCCTGACGGGGCAGGCAGAGGTGCACGCACTGTGCCGCAGGCTGAGGAGAGCCTTCCCACACCCCAGACGCAGGCCGCCAGGTAATCAGCAGCGCTTGGCCCTGATAGCCGGCAGGTGGTCAGCCTCAGCTTCACAGCCTCCCTGTGTGAGCGCCGGCACCTTTGCCTGCCCTACCAGTCCCTGAGGAATGGCCagcagtgggcgcctgggtggctcagtcggtgaagcagaTGCTtacagctcgggtcatgatcccggagtcctgggatcgagtcccgcggcaggctcccagctcagcagggggtctgcttctccctctgcccctgcagctccctctgcccgTGCGAGCACATGGGTGCGTgcgcgctctctttctctgtctcactctcaaataaataattaaaatctttaaaaacaaagaaagaaatggccaGCAGTGCAGCGACCTTACCCTTGACGACAAAGAACAGTCCTCGTAGCCTGGGTCTGGCCTCAAGGTGTTTTCCTCCTCAATCTGTTCCTCTTGCAGAAAAAGAAGATCAAGAAGATTCAGTAGAGGAAATGCGGAAGTTTAAGAAGTCAAGGACAAGGGCAAAGAAGGCCCAGGCGGCGGTATGTAGAGGCTCGTGTGGTAGGGCCAGCTTGGGGCTCTGAAGCTGCCTTGTTTCTATGGCAGCTGACAGCCCCATGTAGCTGTGTAGAggcaaatttaattaaaatgaaataagattaaaattCAGTTCCACAGTCGCATCAGACATGTTTCAGGGGCTCAGTAGCCACCTGGGGCTGCTGGTGACCATATTGGGCAGCATGGGTCTACAACATTCCTGCCGTGGAAGGGAGTTCTGTTGGATGGTTCGGCTCCAGAGGCTGCAGGGTGGGCTGTGATTTCCAATATTTAAGCTTCCCTGTGCTGTGGGCCAGgaggaagcttctggaaggcTGGCCCTGAGCAAGGCCTGTGAGGATCTCTGGGAGGGCAAACAGAACAAGGGCACGGGGTCCCTGGTGTTGGCTGTagaactggggaggggggtgctctCCCCTGGTGTCCCCACGTTGTCGTCGTGGATCCATGGGTAACAGCGTCCTCATTTGGAGCTCACTAACCCCCCTGCTGCGTTTAGGACCCACCAGGCGGCGCCCTAAGTGCCTTCCGAGTGTTGCCCCGGTGCTCACGGCAGGCCTGCAACCCTGTGAGATGAGTCCTGTGGTTCTCTCCAGTGTTAGGGCGAGGACGGTTGCCAGGGCTTCCCGAGGCCTCGTGGCtcatgggtggggggatggggcctCGTGCTTGAACGTGCTTGTCTTTCTGGCCTGTGACCTGCGTCTCCTGCAGTCTGTGGTTCCGACGTTTTGTTTGCCGTAGACGTTGCCCCAGATCCGTTTGGACAACTACTCGGTGTTGCCAGCAGGCGAAAGCGACCAGgacagggaggcagagatggacgaggaggaggaggcagccctGGGCTCCGACCTTGATCTGGACTTGGGGGATGACGGAGCAGATGGAGGTGTGGCCTGGGCAGAGCCCCTGCTCACGCTCCTTTGGTCATTCACTCGGCAAGTGtctgttgagcacctgctgtataccAGGCCCCGTTGTTAGGCCCAGACGTCTTTGTCTCGAGCCTCAAGAGAGCTGGGCTTGCTGCTGCTTTGTGCCTACTGTTTGCTGAGCTCCTTTAACTGCCTGGCAAAGTAGACCCTCAGATATTTGTAGTGTTGATTGTAATGGGGGTGCTCAGCTTTGCTGGGTAAACGCAGGCCTCAGACCTGGCTGGGAGGGCTGCCCAGTTCCTGGGCCCCCTGTTCGGAGATGGGTCCAGGGCTGCATGGGGTCTCCCGAGGGCGTCCAGCAGGCGGTAGGGCTCATGGCCAGACTTCCAAGAAGGAGACTATATAGTGAGGCGGGCATTTCCCACCTGGATCAGGATCATGGAGCCTCTCAGACTGTGACCCAGACTGTGCTCACCCACTGTGCTGGTCTGGAAGGTAGAGGCCCCTGGCAGCAGGCAGAACAGGTCCGGGGGGAGGCGGCGCTGGGCAGCCTGAGGTGGGCGCCTGCCGTGGGCGTTTGGGAGTGGCAGCAGGCCTATGCTTTCCCTGCAGGTGAGCAGCCAGACGCCTCGCTCCCCCTCCACGTGCTCCCACTCTACTCTTTGCTCGCCCCAGAGAAGCAAGCTCAGGTAACAGCGTGGGGCCTCGGGTGGATGCTGGGTGGATGCTTGGCTGGGGGCACCATCCTGCCTCTCGGGGGCACCTCCTTAGGGCATCgagagaagggcagggaaggCCCTGGGTTGTCCTTGTCATCAGATCAGCACCCCCAGTTTTAAAAGGGTGTTGGGATCTCTCTGGAGAACAGGAGCGCTTCCCTGCCTTTATGCTGAGGAGTATTGTGGCCTGAGGCAAGGAGAGGGCCTGTCACCCTCGCCACCTCTGGGGTCCCACCCATCCTGGCCTGACTTCTCTCTGATCAAGAGAAATTTCTTGGCTCCCCCTCTGACCCCCACCCGCATGTGTCGCACAAATTCTTTCCTGATTCTGGTGGTTttggctgcctcccctcccccacaatccCAGGTCTTCCAACCTCCCCCAGAGGGGACGCGGCTTTGTGTTGTGGCCACCAACGTGGCCGAGACGTCCCTCACCATCCCGGGCATCAAGTACGTGGTGGACTGTGGGAAGGTCAAGAAGCGGCACTATGACCGTGTCACCGGCGTGTCATCCTTCCGGGTCTCCTGGGTGTCCCAGGCCTCAGCCGACCAGCGGGCGGGCCGAGCGGGCCGGACAGAGCCGGGCCACTGCTACAGGTGGGCTTCCTTGGGCCTGTCCAGTGATTGGCGGGGGGTTGGCGGGGAGTCACCGTGCAGCAGCAGCCACCACCAGGGGCAAGGAAAGGGGGTCCCCTCCCCAGTCCGCGGTGAGTGCTGTCCCACTGGAGACAGCCCTTGGGGGCTCTGCGGGGCCTCGGTGGTGCTCAGACGCTTGTGTCCTTTCTTTAATCTGACCCCGAAGTAGACACTTATTTttagtggttttcttttcattttattttgcgaCAGCTTCACAGCGGTGAAATTAACCTGCCAGAAATGTCGCCATTTTGAAGCACGCAGTTCTGGGGGGTGTAGTGTTCTCGGGGTGTGCAGCATCGCCCAGCCCGCACCCAGCGTTCTCATCACCCTGAAAGAGGCCCACACCCCCTCCTGTCCCCACTCTTGGGCATGTGTCCCCATCTCCCCAGGTCCGTCCCTGGGGAAGGGTTGCTGGGTCCCATGACCGCTCTGCCACCCTGTGTCCCGCAGTGGCTACACCGTGTGCCACTCCCACCAGCGCACGAAGGTTTTCCCTGGTGGCTGCACGTTCTCACTGACACCTGTTACTTCTCCGTTTTGATGCACTGTGGTCCTGGTCTGCGTCTCCCCGATGGCTGGTGACCCTGTGCGTCTTTTCCTGTGCTTGTTGGCCACTAGtctgtgttctttggagaaatgtttttttcagatctcttattttttaacagggttatttgtgttttattgttGAGCTGAACAGGTTCTTTTCCTAATCCGGATATTAGATCCGCATCAGAGGTGCCACTGGCGAGTGTTTTTTCCCAGTTCTGTGTCCTGTTGCTAATTTTCGATAGCTTTATTGCTggttttgttgatgttgttttaaGTGATAAGGAAGAAAATTGAGAAATCGTGCCCAAAAACCCAGTGAGAACTGATAGTGGTTGCTGTTTGCCGGGGACTGCGCACGAGGCGCTGCTCTCCATCGCCCACGTGGCGGCTGGAATATCCTCCCCGCCCTGGGGGTGCACCTGCTGCTGAGCCCCAGCCGCGGGAGAGGAACACGAGGTAGGGGCAGCATACGTGCCGGCCTCAGTGGCCGAGTAGAGATCCAGTGCCGGGTGGCTTGCTGAGTTCCCCTCTTATTTATTTCTACAATAATTCTGTTATCGTTGGTGCCTCTCCTGGCCCAGGCTCTATTCATCGGCGGTTTTCGGTGACTTTGAGCAGTTTCCTCCTCCTGAAATCACCCGGAGACCTGTTGAAGACTTGATCCTTCAGATGAAAGCACTCAACATTGAAAAGGtcagcagcagccccagccctgcccgcaCCCCACTGAGCTCCCAGTGTATGTACTGTGTCTACATGCCCCCCACCCGCGCCCCGGCACAGGCCGCCTCCCAGGACGCAGGGAACCCCGGAGCTGAGCCCAGCGGTCCCTGCCCAGCCGCCTGGTGCTCTCCCGCGGGACACTGCGTCACCACATGCCTCCAGGGTGTCCTGGAGACCCTGCTTCCCCAGGGCCACACCCCTCCAGCACCCAGAGGGCCTGCCCACAGCACAGAGGGCTGTCGTCGTCCTGGGGCGCACAGAATGTTCTGTTGACCCAATCCTCTGCCTGACGAAGCAGCATCCTCACATTGCCCCATCCAGGGGTCCCCgcttctctgctgctccccggGGGGGTGGTGCAGGCAGAGCGAGACGAGACCCTGGGCCCATTACTAGTCATTCCtgttccttcctccccagccccaaaGTCTCTATGGCTCCGtctgttttggacatttcatataaacggaatcatTCCTGTAAACGTCCTCAGGGGTCACCCCCAATGCGGCATGTGTCGGTACTTCAGTCCTTGCCGGCTGAGTCAGGCCCCATCATGGGCCCGGGCCGGCCACCTTCCGTGCAGCCGTTCATCTGTcagtgggtgcctgggttgcCTGCACCTCCGGCCGTTAGGGACAGAGCGGCTGTGAACACGGGTGTATGCGGATTTACCAGATGAGTTTCTCAGGTGCCACCGTCCCTGAGCCcggtccctctgcccctcaccatgTCCTCGTGCGGGCATGTTTGCCCCTATTTGTCTCTGTGCTCACTCCCTTCCGGCTGAGGCATAGCCCTTGTTGTGTGCTTTCTTGGTCTCTGTGGCCAAGAACAGCCGTGGCCCACATTAGGTGCTCAGTGCGTGCTTTTGAGTACGCGGATCGTGTgtataaaggaaggaaggggacatTTGGGGTTCCCCTGGCTCACAGACGTGGAGAGTGCCTGGGGCTGTGAGTGGTCTCAGGACAGGTGCAGAGCACCGTCCTCCTGCCAGGCCTGCCGCGCTGCCCCTTGCGGTcactgcttccttctctgtgttcaTGCTGCCCCCGCCCCGTCTCCCCCTGCCCAGGTCATCAACTTCCCCTTTCCAACCCCTCCCTCCGTGGAGGCCCTCATTGCCGCCGAGGAGCTGTTGGTCGCACTGGGTGCCCTGGAGGCACCCCAGAAAACAAAGAGGtaggtggggggtagggggagccAAGAGCCCAGCTCCCAGCCCGTTCTCGGCCCTCTCCCTCCTGAGCTGCCCTGAACACCAGGGCCGCTTAGCTGCGGCACCCCTCCCCTCACCACACACCTCTATCCTCCAGCATGAAGCAGCTGCAGAGGTCCCGGCTGAGCTGCCCCATCACTGCGCTGGGCAGGACCATGGCCACGTTCCCCGTGGCGCCCCGCTACGCCAAGATGCTGGCACTGAGCAGGCAACACGGCTGCCTGCCCTACACCATCACAATTGTGGCTGCCATGACAGTCCGCGAGCTGTTCGAGGAGCTGGACAGGTGAGCACTGGGGGCCCCGCTCAGGCCGGCGGGGGCTGCCCCGCACTGGGCAGCCGGAGGTGCAGgcaacccaggcaccctctgaCCGGGAGCCCGGCCTCCGGGGGGAGTAACTGGCACATTGGGTGGCCTCGTGCTAGTGCTCATCCTCCCTGAGCCCAGCAGCGACGTGATCCCTGCAGAGCTCTGTCTTCATTTCTGGAGCCCAGGCTCTGGCCCATAGCACCTGGGTTCacatctccctctgccactccaggCTCTGTGGCTTCAGGGcggtgacttcacctctctgcgCCTCATctttcccatctggaaaatgggggtgAGACGTTAATAATAGTGGAGTTATTGTCAGGGTTAAAGTAGTTAACACAAGCTAAGGGCTCCAAACCATGCCTGACGCATACCTTAACCCCGGTGTCAGCCCTTTACGGGTTGGGGAACCGTGATTCACTTACCCAGGCCGCCGTCGGTGGCCGTAACGGCGgcattcagggttttttgttgtcaCAAAAGCGGTGCAGCCACGTGTGATGATTATTCGGTTGTTGGATTCTTTCTTTGTTAATCAATCTCTAGACGTGGAATGGTTGGCTTAGGagacacacatatttttaatctcCTGGGCTGCAGGTAGTGCATTTTGAGCCCAAGACCTCAACTGTGTTAGTCAGTGGCTCCCCCAGACATTTTCTCTGCCCCGAGGGCGGCCAGGCCAGTAGCccgggtggtgtgtgtgtgtgtgtctgtgtgtgtgtgtgtgtctgtgtgtgtgtgtgtgtctgtgtgtttgcagACCTGCGGCCAGCAACGAGGAGCTCACCAAGCTGAAGGACAAGCAGGCCCGGGTGGCCCAGATGAAGAGGATCTGGGCGGGGCAAGGCGCCTCTCTCAAACTCGGAGACATCATGGTGCTGCTGGGTGCGTGCCCCCTGCGGCGTGGAGGGGTGGCGGAGgtcaggcagggctggggtggggcagcagGTGAGTGCACCCCTCCTCCGCAGGTGCTGTGGGAGCCTGCGAGTACTCTGGCTGCTCACCCCAGTTCTGCGAGGCCAACGGGCTTCGGTACAAGGCCATGCTGGAGATCCGGCGCCTGCGGGGCCAGCTGACCACTGCAGGTACTGTCCCCCACGCCAGCCTGTGGGGACTCCCCAGGTCCCCCCATCTCAGGCAACACCTGCCAGAGAACCTGACTATTTTAATGATTAAAGTTGTTTTGAGCAGCATTAATGACATACCACTAATCCCCATTATCCACGGCTTCCACATTTACAAATTCATCTACTTACTGGGACTTACTTGTAACCCCAAAATTGGTCCTGACCACTTCTTGGACGTGCGTGCCAAGGGAGGGGTGAGGTGCACCCTCTCTCCCCTGAGCTGTTCCTCAGTCTCTTTTCCTTACTAACATCCCTCTTCGTCACCCTGTGTCCCCAGGGCAGGCCTGGACCTGCTGCTCACCGCATcttcccaggagcccctgggcccCCCATAGTCTCATCCGGGGTTCCCCCCTTGCACCAAGTGGAGGCCCCCTTTTGGGAGTCAGGGGGCAGATGACAGTGCGGTCCCCCGTTTTCCAAGCCGGTGGAGACCAGACCTCAGGGAAGCTCGGTGTGGGAGGCAGGGCCTCCGGCGGGCATCGAAGTCGGCTGGCCTTCTGCGTTCTGTCCTTGGGcctgcttcttttctctttctttccttttctctctttctttacgTTAAACAACATATGTTTTGCCAAGGGTTTTGCGGAAAAGACAGAGGGCGTTTACGTAACACATCTCGGAACAGAGACGATCTTCCTTCTAAGTCCTGAGCGTCTTGTTCTTCTCCCTGCCGCGTTCCCCTCTGAGCTGCAGGGCCCAAAGCCCCATCTCCATTCTCCCCTTCCAGGGTGTCCCCACAGCTTCAGGCCCTCCGCCGCCGCCCCCCTGCCGAAGGGTGAGGCCTCACCTGATCTCATGCCTGGCTCAGCAGTGCCTGCAGAAGCTCCAGAGGAGACGGTCTTGCCTTGCTGGGCACACTTGGGGATGACCCGCTCTTCGGGTCCCTTCTGGGCACACATGCTCCTGTGCTCAGGCCAAGGGGGAAGTCACATGCGGGCCCAACAGGTTCTCCCTTAgcagctccctctgctgcccGCTAAGGAATTGGGGTTTTTTCCTAAGGGAGAGAAGGACGTGGATTTGGGGCAGGCAGCTAGCTGTGCCCTGCTGAGGGCCTTGCCTCCCCTGGCAGCCTCCTCCTGGAGAGGAGCCAAAGCGAGCCGGCAACTGCGTCTGGAGCTGCACGTTGAGTGGTGTGAGGCCTTCCAGAAGGTCAGGGCAGAGGCAGCCCTGGGCTCCGCCGTCCTCACACCTGCCTCTCCCTGCAGTCAATACTGTGTGCCCTGAGGCCGGGCTCTTCGTGGACCCCAAGATGCAGCCGCCATCTGAAAGCCAGGTGACCTACCTGCGGCAGATCGTGGTAGCCGGCCTGGGCGACCACCTGGCCCGTAGGGTACAGAGTGAGGACCTGCTGGATGACAAGTGGAAGAATGCCTACAAGGTTGGCCCCGGGCGCTGCGCCAGGCTCCCTGCCACCCCGCCCTCCCCATCTGTCTGGAGTCCTGCCAGCCTGGGCCCTCAGCCCCCCTGGTGAGGGGCTGCTCGGGGCCCCCTCCTCCTCACACATGAGTCCCTGCAGCCTCTGGGAAAGTCCCCACCAAGGATCAGGGTGGGGTGTGAGGTGGGGTCACATCTTCCTTTGGGCCTTAGCtttgcccccaactttgtttttggAACCgcttatttgagagggaaatcATATATGCTACAATTCCCCATTTTAAGGTGTGCAGTTCAGTGGTTTTCCGTCTCCACAGAGCTGTGTGGCCACACCCACAGTCAGCTTCAGAGCATCCACATCCTCCCCCAGAAGACGACAGTGCCCATTAGCAGTGGCTCCCCGTTTTCTGCTCACTCCCCACCCCATgaatctgctttctgcctctatggattTGTCTGTTCTGGATGTTTCACGTTAGCAGTTTGTGTGTGGCTTCTCTCACATGGCACCGCGTCGTTCAGGGTCATCCCTGGCCGCCTGGGTCAGCACGGTGGCTGCAGGGCTCAGTGCTGCTCGGCTTCCAGATCCGCCCCACGTGCGTGTCCACGTCCAGACCACACGCTCTCCCGCCTCCGGGCTGAGTGCCTAATGGAATTTGCGTGGGCTCATCTCACTGGTGTTTGCACCTCTCCTAGACTCatactcactctccctctctctgcagaCCCCTCTCCTTGATGACCCTGTCTTCATCCACCCCAGTTCCGTCCTTTTCAAAGAGCTCCCTGAGTTTGTGATCTACCAGGAAATTGTAGAGACCACCAAGATGTACATGAAAGGTAGCCAAGCTGGTGGCCGGCCCCTCGCCTGACCCATTGCGGCTCCGTGAGCTCTGTCACCGGGATCCTGTTGGGGGAGAACCTGGGCACCCCTCCCGTGCAAAAGCGATGTCCACGGCAACCCCCGGCCCTTCCCTTCCTGGTTCCCAGGCGTTTCGGCCGTGGAGGTCCAGTGGATCCCGGTCCTGCTGCCTTCTTACTGCCAGTTTGACAAGCCCTTGGAGGAGCCGCCGCCCGCCTACTGCCCGGAGAGGGGGCGGGTAATCTGTCACCGGGCCAGCGTGTTCTGTGAGTCGGGGTGACTTCCTGCCAGCCCTGGGCGCCAGCAGACACATGGTCGCACGCCAGGGGCCCTGAAAATGCAGGTCACAGGCCGTGTCACCTCAGGCCTTCTGCCTCTTTGCTGGGTGGGACCCGGGGCTCAGGGTCAGGACTAGGGACCTGTGGGGACCCAGACCCTTGCTCATGGGCTCTTGCCCTCCAGATCGTGTCGGCTGGCCGCTCCCTGCAGTGCAGGTGGATTTTCCAGAGGGCATTGACTGTTACAAGCACTTCGCCCGGGTTCTGCTGGAAGGGCAGGTAGGCAGCCCAGCAGCTCCCTCGGCCCCTTGCCTGGTACTGTGGGCAGAAGGTGAGCCAGGATCCCTCACCCCATCCTGTTGTCTCTCCTCAGGTCTTCCACAAGCTGGCCTCCTACCGGGGCTGTTTGCTGTCCAGCCCTAGCACAATGCTGAAGACGTGGGCCAGGTAGAGGCTTCCCCAGGAGCAAGGGTGGCagatggtggggaagggggccgTATGAGTGCCCCAGGGcggccataacaaattaccaccacCGAGTGGCTTAGaacaccagaaatttatttctcacagccctggaggccagaagttggaagtcagggtgtcagcagggctgtgctccctctgcatgctctaggggaggatccttcctgcctcttccggCTCCTGGTGCATCcgggcattccttggcttgtgaccaCGTCCTTCCAATGTCTGCCTCTGTGTTCAGGAGGCTGTGTTTCCCTgtctctgggttttctcttcttataaggacaccagtcactggaCGTGGGGCTCACCTCAATCCAGTATGAGCTTCTGggtaattacatctgcaaagatcctctttccaaataaggtcacattctgaggttttgGGGAGATCCTGGTCAGCCCATTTTGAGCTCCAGGCTTCAGCAGGAGGC is part of the Zalophus californianus isolate mZalCal1 chromosome 14, mZalCal1.pri.v2, whole genome shotgun sequence genome and encodes:
- the DHX37 gene encoding probable ATP-dependent RNA helicase DHX37 isoform X1, whose protein sequence is MGKLRRRYNVKGRLQATPGASKGVPEPPPVRLELEDKDTLKGVDASNALVLPGKKKKKPKAPPPSKKEKKPLTRKERKMLQKILEQKEKKSQRVEMLQKLSQVQVSEAELSLFYTTSKLGTGDRMYHSRDRKSDRIEAQGQEKISSLSGAHRKHYHQEEEESESSVESEPDEAPAAELVDAGAENGSPGPSSQPRVAGTTSAPPAATSTPARAPAKPAVFIPVNRTPEMQEERLKLPILAEEQVIMEAVAEHPIVIVCGETGSGKTTQVPQFLYEAGYSSDNSIIGITEPRRVAAVAMSQRVAKEMNLSQRVVSYQIRYEGNVTEETRIKFMTDGVLLKEIQKDFLLQRYRVVLIDEAHERSVYTDILIGLLSRIVSLRAKRHMPLKLLIMSATLRVEDFTHNQRLFPQPPPVIKVESRQFPVTVHFNKRTPLEDYSSECFRKVCKIHRMLPAGGILVFLTGQAEVHALCRRLRRAFPHPRRRPPEKEDQEDSVEEMRKFKKSRTRAKKAQAATLPQIRLDNYSVLPAGESDQDREAEMDEEEEAALGSDLDLDLGDDGADGGEQPDASLPLHVLPLYSLLAPEKQAQVFQPPPEGTRLCVVATNVAETSLTIPGIKYVVDCGKVKKRHYDRVTGVSSFRVSWVSQASADQRAGRAGRTEPGHCYRLYSSAVFGDFEQFPPPEITRRPVEDLILQMKALNIEKVINFPFPTPPSVEALIAAEELLVALGALEAPQKTKSMKQLQRSRLSCPITALGRTMATFPVAPRYAKMLALSRQHGCLPYTITIVAAMTVRELFEELDRPAASNEELTKLKDKQARVAQMKRIWAGQGASLKLGDIMVLLGAVGACEYSGCSPQFCEANGLRYKAMLEIRRLRGQLTTAVNTVCPEAGLFVDPKMQPPSESQVTYLRQIVVAGLGDHLARRVQSEDLLDDKWKNAYKTPLLDDPVFIHPSSVLFKELPEFVIYQEIVETTKMYMKGVSAVEVQWIPVLLPSYCQFDKPLEEPPPAYCPERGRVICHRASVFYRVGWPLPAVQVDFPEGIDCYKHFARVLLEGQVFHKLASYRGCLLSSPSTMLKTWARLQPRTESLLRALVAEQANCREALLATWKENPKYLLAEYCQWLPQAMHADVEKAWPPTSDR